The Candidozyma auris chromosome 1, complete sequence genome includes a region encoding these proteins:
- the ALT1 gene encoding alanine transaminase, with translation MAPSLIARRFQGSFLPAPPFTIKDLNESTLEAKYAVRGKIPIRADELRSQLDSNENHGLPYDRIISANIGNPQQLDQKPLSWYRQVLSLTQYPNLISKIEKLEPTVRDHLYPADTVQRARKLLKSTGSVGAYSHSQGDAGIRQSVANFIERRDGYPADPNDIFLTSGASAAVSYLIQVLSSSDKSGFLIPIPQYPLYTASIALNNAVPIGYFLNEDKQWSTDPEQIRDLIAENKEKGVQIKALVVINPGNPTGAILKENDIVEVINIAAEHGIAIIADEVYQENVFHGEFISVKKVLAKLLGSDHELYKNVQLASLHSTSKGVSGECGQRGGYMELVGFTREVRDIIFKLASINLCSVVSGQILVELMINPPVKGDPSYELYHHETSSIHRDLQKRASSLYEAFTKMADVDCQKPQGAMYLFPRLNFSKDQYPALYKKAEELNLTIDEFYCTELLERTGICCVPGNGFGQVPGTAHLRTTFLPPGTEWISSWAAFHEKFVHTYKH, from the coding sequence GCTCCACCTTTTACCATCAAGGACTTGAATGAGTCCACACTTGAGGCCAAGTACGCTGTGCGTGGTAAGATCCCAATTCGTGCTGACGAATTGAGGTCGCAGCTCGATTCAAACGAGAATCATGGCTTGCCCTACGACCGCATTATCAGTGCCAATATTGGCAACCCTCAGCAATTGGACCAGAAACCTTTATCCTGGTACAGACAAGTCTTGTCATTGACCCAATACCCTAATCTCATCAGCAAAATTGAGAAGTTAGAACCTACCGTTAGAGATCATTTGTACCCCGCAGATACGGTTCAGCGTGCAAGAAAGCTTCTAAAGTCCACAGGATCCGTGGGTGCCTATTCCCACTCTCAAGGTGATGCCGGCATTCGTCAATCTGTTGCCAACTtcattgaaagaagagacgGTTACCCTGCTGATCCAAATGATATCTTCTTAACCAGTGGTGCCTCTGCTGCAGTCTCATACTTGATTCAGGTCTTGTCCTCGAGCGATAAGTCTGGTTTCTTGATTCCTATTCCTCAGTACCCATTGTACACTGCTTCTATTGCTTTGAACAATGCTGTTCCAATTGGATACTTCTTGAATGAGGACAAGCAGTGGTCTACTGACCCAGAACAAATTCGTGACTTGATTGCAGAGAATAAGGAAAAGGGTGTCCAGATCAAGGCATTGGTTGTAATCAACCCAGGTAACCCTACTGGTGCcatcttgaaagaaaacgACATTGTCGAGGTCATCAACATTGCTGCTGAACACGGAATTGCCATCATCGCCGATGAAGTCTACCAGGAGAACGTGTTCCATGGCGAATTCATCTCTGTGAAAAAGGTTTTGGCCAAATTACTTGGAAGTGATCACGAACTCTACAAGAACGTCCAGCTTGCATCCTTGCATTCCACCTCTAAAGGTGTCAGTGGTGAATGTGGTCAGCGTGGTGGATACATGGAGTTGGTGGGTTTCACTCGTGAGGTACGTgacatcatcttcaagctAGCTTCCATTAATCTCTGCTCCGTTGTTTCTGGTCAGattcttgttgagctcatGATCAACCCACCCGTGAAGGGTGATCCATCTTACGAGTTATATCACCACGAGACCCTGTCGATCCACAGAGACCTTCAAAAAAGAGCTCTGCTGTTGTATGAGGCTTTCACGAAGATGGCTGATGTGGACTGTCAGAAGCCACAAGGTGCTATGTACCTCTTCCCACgcttgaacttctcaaagGATCAGTACCCTGCATTATACAAGAAAGCTGAAGAGCTAAACTTGACTATTGATGAGTTCTACTGCActgagttgttggagaggACTGGTATCTGCTGTGTTCCTGGTAATGGTTTCGGTCAGGTACCAGGCACCGCACACTTGAGaacgacatttttgccTCCAGGAACTGAGTGGATAAGTAGCTGGGCTGCTTTTCATGAGAAGTTTGTGCACACTTATAAACATTAA